A region of the Microbacterium sp. SL75 genome:
ATGGTCTCGTGCGTGGCCGGGATGGCCCAGGGCTCGAGCACGGTGACCTCGTCGGTCACGGTGTCCATCTGCGCCGCGACGAAGAGCGTGTCGGCCGGTATCGAGACGCCGCGACCGGCGAGGGCGGCGCGCGTCTCGGGGTCGTTGAAGATCATGGCCGCCGCCCGGGCGTTGGGCTCGCCCTCGTGTCCGCCGCACGCGCCGCACTGCAGCGATGAGGCGAAGGGGTTGTTCGTCACCGAGGCGCCGTGCCCCGTCAGCAGAACGATGGGCGCGAAGCCGTCGACGAGGCCCATCATCCGCAGCGCCGTCTCGGCGTAGAGCACGCGCTCCTCGAGGGCGAAGACGACGTTCGCGTCGACGTGCGTCGACGGCTTCGCAGGGCGCATCCGCGACACCAGTGCCCGCCATGCCTCGGGAGCGAGCGTCCGCGCCGCACTCGCCGCGCCGAGCACCCATCCGGCGGTCTCGGCGAAGGCGTACGGTGCGACGGCGGACTCTTTGAGCGCGTCGATCGTGGCATCCCGTTCCACGCTCGCCGAGTGCTGCCGCCTCCAGCGCGCGATCGCGTCGCGCTCCACGGACGACTCGGTGATCGCGACGCGGGGCGTGAGGAGCACCGGGCACGAGGCCACCTCGGCGGAGCCGTCGGCGGGACGGAACGAGATGGGGGCGGCGAAGAAGCCCGCGAAGCCGAGCGTCTCGACCTCGCCGGCGGCTTCGAGGTGCCGCCGAAAACTCTCGGACCGCGTGTCGATGCAGAAGACCGCCTGCGCGAGCGGTCGCTGGGTCCGAGCGCTCGGGCGAAGCACCGGCGCGGTCGCCGGGGCGAGCTCGCGCGCGATGCCCCTCTCGAATGCCTCCTGCCAGACGGCGAGCCGCGTCACGGGCTCGATGAGAGAGAGGACGGGTCGCAGGGCGGTGCGCACCTCGCCGTCGTTCGAGTCGACGCCGAGGGCGAGAGCGACGGCGCCGATGCGGGCGGTGTCGTCGACCGCGGACTCCTCGCTCGCAGCTCGGGTCGGGAGGGAGGCGTCGGAGGGCAGCAGCAACCGTTCGAGCGTTGCGCGGATGGCGACGAGCGCGGTCAGGTCGATACCGGTCGTGGCGCTGTGTCGGACGAGGGCGGCCCACCCCGGCAGCGCGAGCACGTGGGCCCGCAGGAAGGACTCCGCCGCGGGCCCGTCGAGCTTCCACCGGGCGAGCGCTTCGCCGATGGCCCCGGCCGGGTCGTCGGAGCAGTTCCGGATGCCGCTGCGCACCCGCCGCGACAGGGTCGGGTCGAGTGCGGCCAGGCGCCGCCAGGCCGTCCACATGCTCTCGCCCTTCGTCGACCGCGACCAGGGCGCGGTTCCGAGCGAGGTGGCGAGCCAGCGCGCGGTGAGGTCGTCGATTCGCGCGTGGATGCGTGGCGACAGACGCGCCGCCGGCGTCGGCTGCGGGGAGGGTGCCTTCATGGGAGGAGTGACGAGCAGATCATGTCCGAGCACTTCGCCGACGGTGGTGGCCAGGCCGCCGATGCGCAGGACGCGGGGCGATCCCGCCTCGGACACGGTGAACCGCAGGGCCGCATGGAGGTCGGCGGGCGAGATCCGTCCCTGCGCGTGCAGGTCGCGAAAGCGCTGCTCGGGAAGGGACAACAGGATGCCGTGATCTCCGGCGATCCGTCCCATCGCCTCCTCCCAGTCGAGGCTCTCGTAGCCGGCCACGGGGTTGCGGGCGATGAAGGTCTCGAGTGGGAAATGCGGCGAGATGCTGCGACCGGCGGCGGCGATCCAGCCCCGGATGACGGCGGGCGAGGGAGGGGAGGCGAGGGCGGTCATCAGAATCTCCGGTACTCGAGGGGGCCGTCGGCGGGCGCCGGGGTCCAGGGCGTGTCGATGCGGGGTGCGGCCGGGGGCAGGGGTGGTCGGCCCCACGCGAAGGCGAAGGCGAAGAGGCGGTCAGCGAGCGGACCGGAGCTTCGCGCGACGAGACCCGAGGCGGCGGCGATCGCGAAGACCGCGATGGCGAGTACTGCGGGTGCGGGTGCGGCGGCGATGACGGGGGTGAGCGCTTCGGCGGCGGGGAAGACCACCGCGAGATAGGCGGCGGTGGCGGCGGCCAGACCGGCGACGAGGGCCGTGCGGGTCGCGGCCGGCGATGAACCCCCGCCGATCCGAGCCCCGGCGATCACCGCGGTGGCCCAGGCGAAGAGGAGGAGCACCGCCGCGCTGTGAGTGATCGCACCGGATGCCGCCAGCGCCGCCGCCCCGGTCAGGAGCACGACTGCACCGCCGACGATAGCGCCGCCGCGGGATGCCACCGGGAGCGCGATCGCCCGGCCCTTCAGCGCGTGCTCGACCGCGGAGCCGGCGCCGAGGAACAGGCTCGCCTTGTAGAGCGCGTGACCGATCGCGTGGACCAGGGCCACTCCGAAGGCCCCGAGCCCGCAGGCCAAGAGCAGGAACCCCATCTGCGCGGCGGTGGACTGCACGAGGCGGCCCTTCACGTCGGGGCGCGTGAGCATGGCGAGGGTCGCCACGATCATCGTGATCGCGCCGGCGACGGCCACCACCCAGGGCCCCACGGCGGAGGGCACAGCGGCATAGCGCAGCAGGAGCAGCGCGCCCGCGTTCACGAAGCCCGCGTGCAGGAGCGCCGAGACCGGGGTGGTCGTCGCGGCGGTCGCGGGGAGCCATCCGTGCAGGGGGAAGGAGCCCGCGCGGGCCACGGCCGCGACCGCCACCAGTGCGCTCACGACCGCCGACGAGGAGTCGTCGAGGCTACCGAGGGCTGCGAGCGAGACGGAGCCGGTCGACGCCACCGCCACGACGACGGCTGCCCACAGGGCCGCGTCTGCGAGCAGCAGCGTCACGGCGCTGCGCACCACCGCCACGCGCGTCTGCGGGCCGGCGCCGCCCGTCGAGATGAGGGCGATCATGCTGACCGTGCCGAGGGTCCACCCGGCTGCGAGGAGCACGACGTCGTTCGCGGCGATGGCGGTGGTCGACCCGACGGCCGCGAGCGACGACAGCGCGAAGAAGGTGCGCGATCGGGGGTCGCCGCGCAGGTTGCGGCTGGCGTAGGCCTGCACGACCACGGTGAGGCCGACGACCAGCAGCGCCAGAGCGGCACCGGCGATGTCGACGTCGGTGGCGAAGGCCGACGCGAGGCCCGCCGCGGCGAACGCCGCGGCGACGGCTGCAGGCCAGACGGCGAGGGAGCCCGGGGTGTGGCGACGCGCGACATCCGGGAGGAGGGCGGCGACGACCGCGGCGAGCAGCGCGGCGATCGTGAGCGGGGCGAGAAGCGACATGCGCAGCACATTACCTGCAAAAAATTGCTGGTGTCAAAAAACAGGTAACAAATAACCGGTGCTTTGATTCCGGTACAGCAGGTCAGTATGCTGTGGCGATGACGACATGGACGTTCCTCACCAACCACGCCCATGTGTTCATCTACGTCGCCCGCGACCCCGGTGCCCGCGTGCGTGAGATCGCGGATGCCGTCGGCATCACGGAGCGCACCGCGCACGGCATCCTGGCCGACCTCGTCGACGCCGGGTATCTGAAGCGCGAGAAAGAGGGCCGACGCAATCGGTACGAGTGCGTCGAAGACCTTCCGCTGCGCCACCCGATCGAGAGCGATCACCCGGTCGGGGCTTTGCTGCAGGCGCTGCGGGGCTGAGTTCGAGGGTGCCTCCGCGCCCGATCGACCCGATCGACTTCACCGTGCAGGCTGCCCCGGCGTTCGTCGCTGCCGCCCCGCCGGCCGCGACGCTCGGCTCCGCGTACTCGTGCATCTTCGTCGCATCGAGCGACCCGGCGCCGACGGTCGCAGGAGCGTCGGCCTCCACATCGCCGGCTGAGGTGCTGGCCTCAACGGGAGCCGCGGGGATTCCGGGCGCGGTCGCCATCGCGGTGATCCTCCCACGCCCACCGGCGCGCGCCCGGCAGGAGCTCGACGAGGCGGCGATCACGCGCGCATTCGCCGGCTGGCCTGTTTCACCCCGCGCAGGTGGTGGTGTGAACGACCCCCTTGCAAGCACGGGAATGGCACGCTATTTTGCAACCAAATGGTTGAAGATAAGAGCGCCGCCGACATTGACCGGGTCTTCCACGCCCTGGCCG
Encoded here:
- a CDS encoding DUF2309 domain-containing protein, which encodes MTALASPPSPAVIRGWIAAAGRSISPHFPLETFIARNPVAGYESLDWEEAMGRIAGDHGILLSLPEQRFRDLHAQGRISPADLHAALRFTVSEAGSPRVLRIGGLATTVGEVLGHDLLVTPPMKAPSPQPTPAARLSPRIHARIDDLTARWLATSLGTAPWSRSTKGESMWTAWRRLAALDPTLSRRVRSGIRNCSDDPAGAIGEALARWKLDGPAAESFLRAHVLALPGWAALVRHSATTGIDLTALVAIRATLERLLLPSDASLPTRAASEESAVDDTARIGAVALALGVDSNDGEVRTALRPVLSLIEPVTRLAVWQEAFERGIARELAPATAPVLRPSARTQRPLAQAVFCIDTRSESFRRHLEAAGEVETLGFAGFFAAPISFRPADGSAEVASCPVLLTPRVAITESSVERDAIARWRRQHSASVERDATIDALKESAVAPYAFAETAGWVLGAASAARTLAPEAWRALVSRMRPAKPSTHVDANVVFALEERVLYAETALRMMGLVDGFAPIVLLTGHGASVTNNPFASSLQCGACGGHEGEPNARAAAMIFNDPETRAALAGRGVSIPADTLFVAAQMDTVTDEVTVLEPWAIPATHETIVLELTRRLEAARAANTADRSAGLPGAGERHGAIRDTERRSADWAEAYPEWGLVGNAAFIVGPRAITAGADLGRRAFLHSYDAAADPDGAGLETILTAPMIVAQWINAQYSASTVAPDRFGAGPKPLHNVVGTVGVLSGYGGDLRLGLPWQSVGVGRASRHEPIRLQVFVEAPLARVNDIIDASEAVRTLVTNRWITLRVREHDSARWMRWGRYGWQADDLDAHDHSGLPAVHEETTTKEIR
- a CDS encoding proton-conducting transporter membrane subunit; translation: MSLLAPLTIAALLAAVVAALLPDVARRHTPGSLAVWPAAVAAAFAAAGLASAFATDVDIAGAALALLVVGLTVVVQAYASRNLRGDPRSRTFFALSSLAAVGSTTAIAANDVVLLAAGWTLGTVSMIALISTGGAGPQTRVAVVRSAVTLLLADAALWAAVVVAVASTGSVSLAALGSLDDSSSAVVSALVAVAAVARAGSFPLHGWLPATAATTTPVSALLHAGFVNAGALLLLRYAAVPSAVGPWVVAVAGAITMIVATLAMLTRPDVKGRLVQSTAAQMGFLLLACGLGAFGVALVHAIGHALYKASLFLGAGSAVEHALKGRAIALPVASRGGAIVGGAVVLLTGAAALAASGAITHSAAVLLLFAWATAVIAGARIGGGSSPAATRTALVAGLAAATAAYLAVVFPAAEALTPVIAAAPAPAVLAIAVFAIAAASGLVARSSGPLADRLFAFAFAWGRPPLPPAAPRIDTPWTPAPADGPLEYRRF
- a CDS encoding helix-turn-helix transcriptional regulator produces the protein MTTWTFLTNHAHVFIYVARDPGARVREIADAVGITERTAHGILADLVDAGYLKREKEGRRNRYECVEDLPLRHPIESDHPVGALLQALRG